In the genome of Persephonella sp. KM09-Lau-8, one region contains:
- the nosZ gene encoding Sec-dependent nitrous-oxide reductase yields MKSKVKLALFSAVAAGLVSLPSQAQSPAEKVYVPHGKHDEFYAFLSGGYNGQLSVYGLPSGRLLKVIPVFSVFPMNGYGYSEETKAMLMTSHGFIPWGDTHHPELSQTNGVPDGRWVFINENNTPRVARIDLKTFETTEILEIPFSAGNHASTFITPNSEYITAATRFSIPIPQKDVPIAEYKKYFKGTLTFIRADKPGKMDIAFQILVPGYDYDLAHCGKGPSNGWCFFTSYNTEQAHTLLEINASMRDKDYIAAVNWKRAEECIAQGKYKEVKTKYAHNYRPEEGDRIARTEWKTSVKWIIPKECPGVVYYLPTPKSPHGVDVSPDGEYIIGGGKLATVIPIHSFSKMMNAIKNKQFAGEVEGIPILKYEAINHCELPNPCLGPLHTEFDGKGHAYTSCFISSDVVYYDYKKCKILGHVPTYYSVGHLMIPGGDSAKPWGKYLLPMNKITKDVFLPTGPELPHAGQLYDISVNVETTKPQFLLDLAELGEPHYAQAIPAKILAPKTTKIFELEKNTHPYATKSEEEAKVVRKGNEVHIYMTAIRSHFTPDNIEGIKVGDTVYFHVTNIEQDWDIPHGFAVYGARNTNLLIMPGETLTLKWKPQKPGVYPFYCTDFCSALHQEMQGYVRVSPADANVPIKYGTGEEMHTAK; encoded by the coding sequence ATGAAATCTAAAGTCAAGCTGGCACTGTTTTCAGCGGTGGCAGCTGGGCTTGTTTCTTTGCCTTCACAGGCACAAAGCCCGGCAGAAAAAGTTTATGTTCCCCATGGGAAGCATGATGAATTTTATGCTTTCCTATCTGGAGGTTACAATGGACAATTAAGTGTCTATGGACTTCCTTCAGGAAGACTCCTGAAAGTAATTCCTGTTTTCTCTGTATTTCCAATGAATGGTTATGGATATTCAGAGGAAACAAAAGCAATGCTTATGACAAGCCATGGATTTATTCCATGGGGTGATACTCACCACCCAGAGTTATCCCAAACCAATGGGGTACCTGATGGAAGATGGGTATTTATCAATGAAAACAACACACCAAGGGTAGCAAGAATTGACCTGAAAACCTTTGAAACAACAGAAATTCTGGAAATTCCATTCTCCGCAGGAAACCACGCTTCAACATTTATCACACCAAACTCCGAATACATAACAGCCGCTACCAGATTCTCAATTCCAATTCCTCAAAAAGATGTTCCTATAGCAGAGTACAAAAAGTACTTCAAAGGAACATTAACATTTATTAGAGCTGACAAACCAGGAAAAATGGATATTGCATTCCAGATACTTGTTCCTGGTTATGACTACGACCTGGCACACTGTGGTAAAGGACCATCTAATGGATGGTGTTTCTTCACATCGTATAACACAGAACAAGCACATACACTCCTTGAAATTAATGCTTCTATGAGAGATAAAGACTACATTGCAGCTGTTAACTGGAAAAGAGCAGAAGAGTGTATAGCACAGGGTAAATATAAGGAAGTAAAAACAAAATACGCACACAACTATAGACCTGAAGAAGGCGATAGAATCGCCAGAACAGAATGGAAAACAAGTGTTAAATGGATAATTCCAAAAGAATGTCCAGGGGTAGTTTATTACCTACCAACACCAAAATCACCACACGGTGTTGACGTATCTCCAGACGGAGAATACATCATAGGTGGTGGTAAACTGGCAACTGTTATTCCAATTCACTCATTCTCCAAAATGATGAATGCTATTAAAAACAAACAGTTTGCTGGCGAAGTTGAAGGAATTCCTATCCTGAAATATGAAGCTATCAACCATTGTGAACTTCCAAACCCATGTCTTGGACCTTTACACACAGAATTTGATGGAAAAGGACACGCTTATACATCATGTTTCATTTCTTCAGACGTTGTTTACTACGACTACAAGAAATGTAAAATACTTGGACATGTTCCAACATACTACTCTGTTGGACACCTGATGATCCCAGGTGGAGACTCTGCAAAACCATGGGGTAAATATCTCCTACCTATGAACAAAATTACAAAAGATGTGTTCCTGCCAACAGGTCCAGAACTGCCACACGCAGGACAGCTTTATGACATTTCTGTAAATGTTGAAACAACAAAACCACAATTCCTTCTCGATCTTGCAGAACTTGGTGAACCACACTACGCACAGGCTATTCCTGCAAAAATCCTTGCTCCAAAAACAACTAAAATATTTGAACTGGAAAAGAATACTCATCCATACGCTACAAAATCTGAAGAAGAAGCAAAAGTTGTTAGAAAAGGAAATGAAGTTCATATCTACATGACAGCAATCAGATCTCACTTTACACCAGACAACATTGAAGGAATTAAAGTTGGTGATACTGTTTACTTCCATGTAACAAATATTGAGCAAGACTGGGATATCCCACACGGATTTGCAGTATATGGAGCAAGAAATACAAACCTCCTTATCATGCCAGGAGAAACACTCACACTTAAATGGAAACCACAAAAGCCTGGTGTATATCCATTCTACTGCACAGACTTCTGTTCTGCTCTGCACCAAGAAATGCAAGGATACGTAAGAGTATCACCTGCTGATGCTAATGTTCCTATCAAATACGGCACAGGTGAAGAAATGCACACAGCAAAATAA
- a CDS encoding c-type cytochrome — protein sequence MKKFLSALAAVGLIASAASAGDLAQQVEKLAKEYGCGGCHAVDKVVAGPPYRVIAKEYKGKPNAKETLVKSILGGSMMKWQNLGKKYGIKVKMAYMPAQHGVNKEKAEKIVDLILKLDTK from the coding sequence ATGAAGAAGTTCCTGTCTGCACTTGCAGCGGTTGGTCTGATTGCTTCAGCGGCTTCAGCAGGGGATTTGGCCCAGCAGGTTGAAAAACTTGCAAAAGAGTACGGATGTGGCGGTTGCCATGCAGTAGATAAAGTAGTAGCAGGACCACCTTATAGAGTAATAGCAAAAGAATACAAAGGAAAACCAAATGCAAAAGAAACTCTTGTTAAAAGCATATTAGGTGGTTCAATGATGAAATGGCAAAATTTGGGCAAAAAATACGGAATAAAAGTTAAAATGGCATACATGCCAGCCCAACATGGAGTCAATAAAGAAAAAGCAGAAAAAATTGTTGATTTAATCCTTAAGTTAGATACAAAGTAA
- a CDS encoding Crp/Fnr family transcriptional regulator — MKVDIFSSLKGQESENLQKISYLRKFKKGDIIFYEGDIPEFIYYVVNGVVKVFKTNFNNGKDMTLNYILPGSFVGEFAAIKDIPFPISAEMETDGEILLIEKKPFFNMLKENFELEWEFMKYLACKIQKNYEYCENLVEKNVKKKILKFLRDHEDLFFTLNKNKIASILNVSPETLSRTLKELKEEGLIIERTVIKVNKQKIQEILGDMQ; from the coding sequence ATGAAAGTGGATATCTTTTCTTCTTTAAAAGGTCAAGAATCTGAAAATCTTCAAAAAATATCCTATCTCCGAAAGTTTAAAAAAGGAGATATTATTTTTTATGAAGGGGATATACCTGAGTTTATATACTATGTTGTAAATGGTGTAGTTAAGGTTTTTAAAACGAATTTTAATAATGGAAAGGATATGACCTTAAATTATATACTTCCTGGTTCATTTGTTGGGGAATTTGCCGCAATAAAGGATATTCCATTTCCAATTTCTGCTGAAATGGAGACAGATGGAGAGATTTTATTAATTGAGAAAAAACCATTTTTTAATATGCTTAAAGAAAATTTTGAATTAGAATGGGAATTTATGAAATATCTTGCCTGTAAAATTCAAAAAAATTATGAGTATTGTGAAAATCTTGTTGAGAAAAATGTGAAAAAGAAAATTCTTAAATTTTTAAGAGACCATGAGGATTTATTTTTTACACTGAATAAAAACAAAATTGCTTCTATCTTAAATGTGTCTCCAGAAACCCTATCCAGAACATTAAAAGAACTCAAAGAAGAAGGCCTGATTATTGAAAGAACGGTTATAAAGGTCAATAAACAAAAAATACAGGAAATTTTAGGAGATATGCAATAA